In Chroicocephalus ridibundus chromosome 2, bChrRid1.1, whole genome shotgun sequence, the DNA window TGCTATTTTATATCTGCCTGATCCAAAATCTgaaactgattttgttttttaatttatttttttgttttcatttattaataGGTCATGATGGTTCTAAGTAGAAAGCCTTAGCTGCCTGATTCGTAGTGTCTaaatttctgttcttctgttctcTTTAGGTAAATACAGGGCACCGATCGCAGTTGACTGTATCAAGTGCAGAGGTGGGAAATGAAAGGAGTCAAAATTTGGAAAGCAGCCCTTTCATGTCAGATCTTCTGAGTGACGTACCCTTTGCCCTAGCACCACATGTGTTAGCAGTACAGGGCACCCATAATGACGTTCCTGACCGATTGCTCACCTACGACATCAATGATAATTTATCAAGATTTTGGTATGACTTTACGCTTGAAAATTCAGTGCTTTGTGATCcttaatgttttggggttttttatttcttctgtttatgtCAAGGAAGAAGTCATAAGATGAAGATAAAGACTTATTTTAATTGACTTGATATTTTGGGGGCCTGCCACTGGTACATCAGATGCATTGGATCAAAAGGATTATTACTGTGTTATATTTCTTAGCTTTACGTGGACTGTAACTTACTATGTTAAACATTCTGTTTATCTccaaagaaatcaagcaaaactGTTTCAGCCTGAATAGGAGACTGGCTGTTGGTATCTACTTCCAGTAGGTAGGCTGCAGACACAAACATTTCATAACTTCAAGATGAAGTCTACGCACATCTGCACTATTTTGTTATTTCACTCAAACACATAGATCCTGTTACACGTGTTTCTTTAAGATCACCTCTGATTTCCTACAGATAGAAACTAGTATTAATGCTAAAGCAATGCTGCTTTGCACTACTGGACAGACAGCTTTCCAGTTGAACCAAGTTTTAAAACTCAGAGTTAATTATAAGTACTTAGATAATTATGGAGACGTAATAGAATTGGTTAAACTTACCAATTTCAATGTGAAACTGAGTTGCTCCGCTCCCTTTCCAGTAGATGGTATTTTTGTCCCTCTCGCTTTGTGCCTGGAGAAGTCCTCCCCGCCTGCCTGTTGGCTGCTGTTTGTTCTCAGTACCACATGTGTTCCTGATTTATACACGGatcagcttttccattttaacCTCTTTGCCCCCTGAAGAAGGAAATCTCAGGACACGTACTTTTAATGGTCAcacccttctttttttaatttgtgtgccAGAGATACAGATGGCAATGTTTAACAACAGGAAAACATTACATTGTTTCTTATCCAGCTAAATTAAATGGCTAAGTACCTAAACATGCGTTCTCACAGACCACTGCGTCCCCTGCTCACAAACTTCAGAGTATGTTTTGCCCGACTAAAACCAGAGCTGCCGTTGCGTGAGCAACAGCGCGCTCATGTAACATCACGATTTGTGATGAATAATGATCTGTGGGACACAAAAGGCTACACTTGTTTTCTCTCTTGGAGtagaatatttatattttgccAAATGTCAGTggatattttcatatattttctatGCTCTGTGATagcttaaaatacatatattttcagACTTGCATCCTCTTACAGTATTTGAGATAAATACTGTAAATGATGGAAAAATTACATTGCGAATATGTCTTAGGTTGTTAAATAATTgtggtttagattttttttttttaaaatgtaagtatttaatatttttgaaagctatgtttgtaaatgttttgaAGTTATTGTTTCAGGGAAAATATCTGTGCTGCActccaataaataaaaaagctaattaacattgaattattttttatgtgtGAGAGTAATTGCTTGGCTTCACCTGTATTGTATACTGTAGCTGTGACCATTCAGACTTCATGGGAGCTTGAACCTGGAAATTCAATTTGGAAATCTTCTCAGCGTTATTTAAAAATCGAGGTCCttctaatgaaaaatatcacACTTTCATCTGATGTATTCTGTGTGCTATGTTGGGGACTTGCAGTGGTTTAGGTGGCATCTATGACGCTGCTCTGAGGTTAGTATGGCCGGGAGCTGGGAAGTACTCAGACCTCTTAAAAGGAAGAATTAATTTGACCAAGTTGTTTAGAACTGGTTTGTGTGCTGAGTTTCCTAGTTAACACATAACCTGTAgcactaattttaattttcatgattgttttatatttaattgtTAAAAATTAACCATTCTGCAAATCGCACGTTTCCATTCAAGTTGTCCATCTTACATCTGAAATGTTTCTGCAG includes these proteins:
- the UMAD1 gene encoding UBAP1-MVB12-associated (UMA)-domain containing protein 1, translating into MFSFFRKSQDSKKVTVPEREADGFVIVGETIDDQSRESKDKTSFPETRQMYNQPPQVNTGHRSQLTVSSAEVGNERSQNLESSPFMSDLLSDVPFALAPHVLAVQGTHNDVPDRLLTYDINDNLSRFWYDFTLENSVLCDP